The Luteolibacter sp. Y139 DNA window GCGCCAGCCCGGTGCCGGTGCAGGCTGTTAGAGTCATCCACATCCACTGGCTCGGCACCGTGCCGCGGATCTCTAACAAGAAGTGGCCGATCAGCGTGTAAACGAAGCACTGCGCCGCCGCGACCAGCCCCAGCGCGCAGAATTTCGCCGCCACGTAGAGCAGGGGATTCGCCCGTGAATTCCGCTCGCGCCGCAGCACCGGACGATCGCGCAGGATCTCCGTGGCCGAGTTCGTCAGGCCCAGGAACATCGCCACCGTCGCCGACAGGAACAGATATGCCGGGATGTGCAGCGCCGTGGGAAACTCATACGCGCCTTGCTTCGAGGAGCGCAGCGTCACCCCGATCAGCATCGCCAGCAGCGGCGCCTCTAACAGCGTCGAGTAAAGCGTCCCCCGGTTGCGGAACTTCGAGAGCAACGACCTCTCGAAGTAGGTGGCGAACTGCGCCCACGCACGCTTCAACCGCCGGCCGACCCCGGGCGCGGCATGGATTGAGGACAGCGAGGCGTCTTGCGCGGTCTCGATGCGCGACGGCGGAGCGGTGTCGCCCAGCGCATGCACCAGCGATTCACTCTCGAAGCGCTCCTGCCAGTAGCTCGGCGGGAAACGCCGCGCCGCCGACGGATTCTGGCCACCGCCGATCTGGGCGAGGGGAGTCTCCAGCACATCGAACACGAAGTCCGCCCCGAGCGGGATATTCGCGGCGATCGCCGGGTGCGAAATCCCCAGCTCATCCGCCGTCTCGCGGAAATACGCGATCATCGCCGCCGGCGAACCGAAGAAGGCGACCCTGCCACCGGTATCAAGCAGCAGCACCTTGTCGAAAAGGTTCATCACCGTCGCTCCGGGACGATGCAGCGAGGCAATCACGATCTTGTCTCGCGCCAGCGAGCGCAGCGTCTCCGCCACGTGCTCCGAGTCCTTCGACGAAAGCCCCGAAATCGGCTCATCGAACAGGAAGACCTCCGCCGGACTTCCAAGGTCCAGGCCCAGGTTAAGCCGGCTCCGCTCGCCACCGCTGAGCGTCTTTTCGCCCGGCGATCCCACCCGTCGCCGGGCGATCGCCTGCAGCCCGAGCTCCGCCAGAATACCATCCGCACGCCGCGCGATTTCCTCGGATGAAAGGAAAGGCCGCCGGATCGTCGTCGCGTGCCGTAAATGCTCGCGCACCGTGAGCTGCGGATTGAGCGCCTCCTCCTGCGGCATGTTCGCGATGAAGCGGATCAGCTCCAGCCGGTTCTGATAGAGGGACGATTCATTGAGCCGGACGCGGCCGCGGCTCGGCTCGAGCTGGCCCGCCAGCACCGACAGCAGCGTGCTCTTTCCGCTGCCGCTGGGGCCGATGATGCACATCATCTCCCCGCGAATGATCTCGAAGTTGACGTTGTCGAGCGCTCGCACTCCGGGCACGAACTGATGGATCAGGTCCTGAACCTTGAGCGCCTCGATCAGGTTCCGCTCCTCATCGATGATGCCCTCGCTGAAGCGGCAGCGCAGCGCCTGCGTGCGGGAGAGCCGGATGATCGTGCCATCGCGCAGCGGCGCCGAGGTTTTCACCTGCACGCCATCCGCAGTGATGCTGCCTTCCGCCTCGCGGACGAAGAGATCGCCGGTCCGGCGTTCGGAGTCGAAACGGATCCGCAGCACCACCCGCGGCGCGAAGCCCGGCGCCAGCAGCATGTCGCCGCTTTCCAGCACCGACGGGTCGTTCGAGACCCGGAAATCGCGCTGGTCCGGCTCCATCCGGAATCGCCCGCCCGCCTCGACCCGTCGCCGGCGCAGCGCGTCCAGCGTGATCGAGACCCCCGCGGGATCGGAAAGCCGTTGGTGGTGATCGCAGAAAACCGGCCTGCCGGGAAACAGCGGCCCCATCCCCTCGATGATGAACTTCGTCGGCCGCAGCGCCTCGATTTCCGCCTTCAGGCCGAAGCGCACCCGCACTTCGCTCTGGCGGCTCCGGGCGCGGGCGCTGCTCAGGCCCTCGTCCGTGCTCGCGAGGAAAATGGCGGCGGTCTTGCCCGTCAGTTTGACGTTGAGGAAGGAAATCAGGTCCTCCGCCGTGAGCGTCCAGCCGGGCAGCACGATCTGCTGGCGCTCCCGCATCCGCAGGAATGCGCCGCTTTCCAGCGATCGTCCCCGCACCCACAGCGGGTGCTCGCCGGTATTTCGCACCAGCACCAGATCCGCCGCCCGGTAGACCCGGAAGGCATAGCCGATCGCTTCCGCAGGCAATTCCACATCGACGGAGTCCCCGAGGCCAAAGACGACCCGCTCGAATCCCGGATGCTCGCTAGCCTCGTCCCCGGACATTTCCGCCAGGATCTGCCGCGCATGATCCGGCCGGCCGAGGCGGCGTAGGAAAATCTCAAACGAGCTGCGGCTGCTCTCCGAGCGGCCCACCGCATCCACCAGCGTGTAGAGCTGCAGGCCCACTGCCATCTTCTGGGAGTCGTCTAGTAACTCCCTCAGATCCAGTGCTGTGCGTGCCAGCGGCTTCTGCTCGCGCACCGCCCGCTGGACCCGCCGGGCCAGCCAGCTGTGGTCAGCCTCGGGGAAGGCGCTGCGCAGCAGATCTAGAATCAGGTCCGCTTCATCGGCATCCAGCTGGCCGTCGATCGTGGCGAATCCCGCGAACGCATCCACCAGCAAACCGAGCACCCGCGAGGCGTTGTTTTTGGCCACCCGGCGCTTCGCCCACCACGTCTGGTGCACCGGACCCTTCCGCGGTTCCGGGGCCTCATCGGGAGCCGTGTCGTGATCCATCCGCGCCATCCATGGCAAACCCTTGCCGCACCGGCAAGAGCGCCGGAAAAAATTGGGTTTTCTTTCGGGATTATAGCGCTACCCTGTCGCGCCCTCTGCACTGTCTTCCCCGCTGATGCTCGTTTGCCTGCGGCGACCGGAAAAGGGCGATTTCCTCATCAATCATGTCTGACCCGTCTCAAAACCGTCCGCCGCAGGGTTCTGGCGCGCGCGGACCGAACGACCCGCCTGGATTCAACTGGCGTCTCGCAATTCTCCTTAGTGCCGCGTTTCTCATCCTGGCCCTTGCTGTCTTCAGCAATGGGATGAGCTCGACCATCCAGTCCCTGTCCTTCGCGCAATTCCGCGAGAAATGGGACCAGGGCTTGGTCTATCGCGATGACGCGAAGTTCCCGCTGAAGGTCACCACTCAGGACAGCGCCTACAATGCGGTCATCACCGGTTACCTTCGCAATTCGCCCGAGCGTGGACCCGGCGAGGAGCCCGGCACCAAGCCGATCCGCGCCACCGTCCGCACTCAGGATGTGCCCGCCATTCTCGGCCAGTCCGTGGCGTTCCGCCTGACCAGCGAAGCCGCTCCAGCCCCCGGCGTGGAAACCGTCGAGCTTTCCGAAGCCGGTTTCCGCCAAGCCGCCGCGCTCGGCGAGATCAAGTCGCTGGATAGCAAGGGCCCGCTCACCGTCTACTCACCGGACGGCAATCTCGCCGTGATTGTGGCCAATCGCGAGATTCCCCCGACGCCTGCTGCCCCCGCCGACCCGAAAGGCGCCGGCCCCAAGCAGTTCAAGGTGATCGCCCCGGTGATGATGCTCGGCGAAGAGCTCGGTAAGCTCCTCAATGACAACGGCATCTACGAGGCTAACAACGACTTCCTCAAGAGCGCCATCTTCACCTTCCTGCCGGTCCTGCTGATCGTGCTGCTGCTGTTCTTCCTGTTCCGCCAGCAGATGAAAGCCGCCGGCCGTGGCGCGATGTCCTTTGGCAAGTCCAAGGCCCGGCTGCTCACACGCGATCATAACAAGGTCACCTTCAAGGACGTGGCCGGCATTCAGGAAGCCAAGGAAGAGCTCTGGGAAATCGTCGATTTCCTCCGCGATCCCCGCAAATTCCAGAAGCTCGGCGGCTCGATCCCGAAGGGCGTCCTCATGGTCGGCCCTCCGGGCACCGGCAAGACCCTGCTCGCCCGCGCCATCGCCGGCGAGGCGGACGTCCCGTTCTTCTCGATCTCCGGTTCTGACTTCGTCGAAATGTTCGTCGGTGTGGGTGCTTCCCGCGTCCGCGACATGTTCGAGCAGGGCAAGAAGCACGCTCCTTGCTTGATCTTCATCGACGAAATCGACGCTGTCGGCCGCCACCGCGGTCACGGCATGGGCGGCGGTCACGATGAGCGCGAGCAGACGCTCAACCAGCTCCTCGTGGAAATGGACGGCTTCGACACCCAGGAGGGCGTCATCATCATCGCCGCCACCAACCGCCCGGACGTCCTCGACCCCGCGCTGCTGCGCCCCGGTCGTTTCGACCGCCAGGTCACCGTGTCCCTTCCAGACGTGAATGGCCGCGAGGAAATCCTCCGCGTCCACGTGAAGAAGATCAAGCTGGCCCCCGGAACCGACCTCGGGATCATCGCCCGCGGCACCCCCGGCTTCTCCGGTGCGGAACTCGCCAACCTGATCAACGAGGCGGCTCTTCTTGCCGCCCGCCGCGGACTCTCCGCCGTCACCATCGCCGAGATGGAAGAAGCCCGCGACAAGGTCCGCTGGGGCCGCGAACGCCGCAGCCTCGCCATGTCGGACAAGGAAAAGACCGGCACCGCCTGGCACGAGGCCGGCCACGCCTACCTGAATATGGTGCTGCCGCACACGCACCCGCTGCACAAGGTGACCATCATCCCGCGTGGCCCGTATCTCGGCGCCACCATGTATCTGCCGGACGGCGATAAATACTCCACCCAGCGCAAGGAAGCCCTCGCCAACCTCGTGATGACCATGGGCGGCCGCATTGCGGAGTCCTTCATCACGGGCGACGTCTCGAACGGTGCTTCCGGCGACATCCGTCAGGCCACCTCCCTCGCACGCCACATGGTCTGCGAGTGGGGCATGAGCGACAAGCTCGGCATGATCGAATACGGCGACGGTGACAACCCGGTCTTCCTCGCCCGCGATGTCTCGCGCAGCCGGAACTACTCCGAGGACACCGCCCGCGTCATCGATGCCGAGATCAAGCGCTTCATCGACGAAGCCTACGATCACGCCACCGAGGTCCTCACCACCAACAAGGACAAGGTGGAGCTCATCGCCAATGCTCTGCTTGAATACGAGACGCTGGACGCATCCCACATCCGCGACCTCATCGAGACCGGCGAGATGAAGAATCCGCCCAGCGCGC harbors:
- a CDS encoding ATP-binding cassette domain-containing protein, which produces MDHDTAPDEAPEPRKGPVHQTWWAKRRVAKNNASRVLGLLVDAFAGFATIDGQLDADEADLILDLLRSAFPEADHSWLARRVQRAVREQKPLARTALDLRELLDDSQKMAVGLQLYTLVDAVGRSESSRSSFEIFLRRLGRPDHARQILAEMSGDEASEHPGFERVVFGLGDSVDVELPAEAIGYAFRVYRAADLVLVRNTGEHPLWVRGRSLESGAFLRMRERQQIVLPGWTLTAEDLISFLNVKLTGKTAAIFLASTDEGLSSARARSRQSEVRVRFGLKAEIEALRPTKFIIEGMGPLFPGRPVFCDHHQRLSDPAGVSITLDALRRRRVEAGGRFRMEPDQRDFRVSNDPSVLESGDMLLAPGFAPRVVLRIRFDSERRTGDLFVREAEGSITADGVQVKTSAPLRDGTIIRLSRTQALRCRFSEGIIDEERNLIEALKVQDLIHQFVPGVRALDNVNFEIIRGEMMCIIGPSGSGKSTLLSVLAGQLEPSRGRVRLNESSLYQNRLELIRFIANMPQEEALNPQLTVREHLRHATTIRRPFLSSEEIARRADGILAELGLQAIARRRVGSPGEKTLSGGERSRLNLGLDLGSPAEVFLFDEPISGLSSKDSEHVAETLRSLARDKIVIASLHRPGATVMNLFDKVLLLDTGGRVAFFGSPAAMIAYFRETADELGISHPAIAANIPLGADFVFDVLETPLAQIGGGQNPSAARRFPPSYWQERFESESLVHALGDTAPPSRIETAQDASLSSIHAAPGVGRRLKRAWAQFATYFERSLLSKFRNRGTLYSTLLEAPLLAMLIGVTLRSSKQGAYEFPTALHIPAYLFLSATVAMFLGLTNSATEILRDRPVLRRERNSRANPLLYVAAKFCALGLVAAAQCFVYTLIGHFLLEIRGTVPSQWMWMTLTACTGTGLALLVSSIVKTERAALTAVPLLLVPQMLLAGALVPFREMNRGLFENSGIERERGGVPVPSDFMPLRHAYEAMVVTQAIRNPYELERIRIQRRIDGIKEMPSPLEPGVEERLQLMLQGLVKLGGAQAATASDAEDMAEQITLLARGGNRLQIDALKVRSKDPRARPLTEFFVNDRIDLLVREAETFRLDYRNEDKPRHIFLALKKPVGGVWHDTVDYDSTILLMVIFGTGLATSAVLGIQNRRTR
- the ftsH gene encoding ATP-dependent zinc metalloprotease FtsH — protein: MSSTIQSLSFAQFREKWDQGLVYRDDAKFPLKVTTQDSAYNAVITGYLRNSPERGPGEEPGTKPIRATVRTQDVPAILGQSVAFRLTSEAAPAPGVETVELSEAGFRQAAALGEIKSLDSKGPLTVYSPDGNLAVIVANREIPPTPAAPADPKGAGPKQFKVIAPVMMLGEELGKLLNDNGIYEANNDFLKSAIFTFLPVLLIVLLLFFLFRQQMKAAGRGAMSFGKSKARLLTRDHNKVTFKDVAGIQEAKEELWEIVDFLRDPRKFQKLGGSIPKGVLMVGPPGTGKTLLARAIAGEADVPFFSISGSDFVEMFVGVGASRVRDMFEQGKKHAPCLIFIDEIDAVGRHRGHGMGGGHDEREQTLNQLLVEMDGFDTQEGVIIIAATNRPDVLDPALLRPGRFDRQVTVSLPDVNGREEILRVHVKKIKLAPGTDLGIIARGTPGFSGAELANLINEAALLAARRGLSAVTIAEMEEARDKVRWGRERRSLAMSDKEKTGTAWHEAGHAYLNMVLPHTHPLHKVTIIPRGPYLGATMYLPDGDKYSTQRKEALANLVMTMGGRIAESFITGDVSNGASGDIRQATSLARHMVCEWGMSDKLGMIEYGDGDNPVFLARDVSRSRNYSEDTARVIDAEIKRFIDEAYDHATEVLTTNKDKVELIANALLEYETLDASHIRDLIETGEMKNPPSAPKPPPVPDEFRKKPAAKPTEDKPDDGGPLPGEVVGAPA